The Candidatus Bathyarchaeota archaeon genome includes the window GCATGACACGGAAATCAAACCTGTATAGCTCATCGCAACGTTGCTGGTAAACCCGCAAGAAATCTGCTGAAACATCACCCTGTTTGAGCGCTTGACTTGCAACTTCCGCCGCCAGTTTGGCGCAAGTTAACCCAAAAATAACTCCGCCGCCCGTGGTCGGCTTAACCTGCGAAGCACAGTCGCCGACAGCTAAAAACCCATTAGCGTAAATCCTTTCGATTGGACCGCCCAAGCTGATGGCATGATAGTTTATTTTAGTAATCTTTGACTTAGACAACATTTTGGAGGCTATGGGATGCTTAAACATGAGCCGATTGAGAAACTCCTGCGGGTTGCCATTGTTGGTTGCCAACCCCACTTTTGCAGTGCCATCACGCCGTGGGATGAGCCAACCGTAAAAGCCAGGCGCATAAGATTTGCCGAAAAACACGCTGACAGCATCCTGCTCAAAGTCTTGAACATTTTCTGCATCAGCCTCCACCGCATAAAGTAACCCGTTTGCTTTGAGCGCTGTTAAGCCCGTTTGTCTTAGAAGCCTTGAAGAGATTCCTTCAGCGTCTAAAACAATTTTAGAAGTTATTCGCTCTTTAGTTCCACCTAAATTAACATCGACGCCTCTGACAAAGCCGTTTTCAATCACCAGTGATTGCACGCGAGAATTCAGAGATAAACTTGCCCCAGCCGCCTCCGCCTGCTTCGCCAAGTACTGGTCAAACATAGCCCTGTTAACTGCGGCGGTGACTGGGCGTGAAAGATGTAGCGAGAACTTGGTGCCTGCAGGCGAGTAAAAGTTGGCTACGCTAAACGTGTTCTCCACCATACCCTCTGGAAGCGGATACAGCCCCATGTTTTTGAGGCTTCTTATGCTGATGTGCCCAGCGCAATGCGAAGGAACACCGACAGTTGGGTGCTCCTCAAAAACCAAGACATTAACGCCTAGCTTAGCCAATTGCAACGCTACGTAGGAACCAACTGGGCCTGCTCCAATGACTATTGCATCAACCGGCTGTTGCCTATTCGCTTTCATCATTATGCTAACTTTATGCTAAGTTCTTTATATAGGGGATAGGGTCTATCGGCAGAGCAAAAAGCTTGCGCTATTTCAGCGAATTTAACCCTTCACAACAGCTATTGGAACAAGCCGCGCAACTTTAGTAGCAATCCCGACCCTGTCACTGACTTCAGCAACCACATCCACATTCTTGTATGCAGGATCAGCTTCCTCAGCCAAAACCGACGCGCTGGCAGCGCGAACCACAATCCCACGCTTCTCCAAACCCGCCTTAATGTCGCCACCCCAATACTGACGCTTCGCAGCTGAACGGCTCATCATCCTGCCAGCGCCATGCGCCGTGGAGCCAAACGTTAAATCCATAGCCTTCTCAGTTCCAACCAGAACCCAAGAGCTCGTGCCCATGCTTCCAGGAATCAACACAGGTTGGCCTTCACTGCGGTAGTCTTTGGGAATATCAGGATGCCCTGCTGGAAAAGCACGCGTCGCACCTTTGCGGTGAACCCAAACCCGCTTTT containing:
- a CDS encoding NAD(P)/FAD-dependent oxidoreductase, with the protein product MMKANRQQPVDAIVIGAGPVGSYVALQLAKLGVNVLVFEEHPTVGVPSHCAGHISIRSLKNMGLYPLPEGMVENTFSVANFYSPAGTKFSLHLSRPVTAAVNRAMFDQYLAKQAEAAGASLSLNSRVQSLVIENGFVRGVDVNLGGTKERITSKIVLDAEGISSRLLRQTGLTALKANGLLYAVEADAENVQDFEQDAVSVFFGKSYAPGFYGWLIPRRDGTAKVGLATNNGNPQEFLNRLMFKHPIASKMLSKSKITKINYHAISLGGPIERIYANGFLAVGDCASQVKPTTGGGVIFGLTCAKLAAEVASQALKQGDVSADFLRVYQQRCDELYRFDFRVMLRLRRFLNSLSDDKLDEMLRYCGKLGVDRALSNADEIDFQGRLLLEVLWKPSVLATLMYFGFAYLFASS